The following are encoded in a window of Phaseolus vulgaris cultivar G19833 chromosome 3, P. vulgaris v2.0, whole genome shotgun sequence genomic DNA:
- the LOC137807109 gene encoding uncharacterized protein isoform X2, whose translation MKQTETTSSSVAAEGRKRGKWGYIWPLWTTLLLHLLAILLFTAGFLLTRTELPYHSQCSDVSLSPCFSSNNGSCWTKPAVNRVVLIVLDALRFDFVAPSTFFAESKPWMDKLPVLKNAASTRPLSARIFKAIADPPTTSLQRLKGLTTGGLPTFVDVGNSFGAPAIVEDNFINQVDNGCIDHLLPSLYEEDWDVLIAHFLGVDHAGHIFGVDSTPMIEKLEQYNTILEKVIEVLENQSGPGSSHENTLLVVMGDHGQTLNGDHGGGSAEEVETALFAMSFKKPLSSVPAEFDSCSIQQDLDGKNVCISSMQQLDFAVTISALLGIPFPYGSIGHINPELYALGADSWNSDASQKLSESDVWMQNYANALCINSWQVKRYVDAYSASSAVGFSHDEFSRIASIYAQAENHWSHSTKKILLDRQNNSDISVSALKKQIDEYFKFLTAVTELARSKWTEFDLNMMGIGIGIMLISLIFQVFTVLRTTKEHDVTLSSSGGSWIVNGSILTIFLLAIRAFSFLSNSYILEEGKVANFLLSTSGVVTLRQSVIKGKLLIESIGFLILSTFCQFAIEVGLSKQAATSAFMKDYTSWIINIASGLPVWDYAAEVVPIAVLILLAAWLYKATRGSFFDWPWKYFILGTILSYMLIIAHWITDSNRFDGALIPQSVGRTYIPRIIYAIALGQLLFLTFGQLFKKSNLDCKTNLVAKTTSMLSAWSSTVILLSGKQGPMVAFASIFGGCFIMKFVNIEGKDGPHRSFSIMQWSLFATCLFFCSGHWCAFDGLRYGAAFIGFEEFVLVRQAILLTIDTFGFSIILPVFGLPFLVASKYQANHGKHFIFTQLSQMYTTYGLITAITTTFTILCVTIQRRHLMVWGLFAPKFVFDVFNLILTDVFICLASIYYFDQGRDDPEVKSPGG comes from the exons ATGAAGCAAACGGAAACTACGTCTTCGTCGGTGGCGGCGGAAGGACGGAAGCGTGGGAAGTGGGGATACATATGGCCGCTGTGGACGACGTTGTTGCTCCACCTCCTCGCCATTCTCCTTTTCACCGCCGGTTTTCTCCTCACCCGAACCGAGCTTCCATACCACAGTCAATGCTCCGACGTGTCACTCTCCCCTTGCTTCTCTTCCAACAACGGATCTTGCTGGACCAAACCCGCAGTTAACCGTGTCGTCCTCATCGTTCTCGATGCTCTCAG GTTTGATTTCGTTGCTCCCAGTACCTTCTTCGCAG AGTCGAAACCGTGGATGGATAAACTGCCAGTTTTGAAGAATGCGGCGTCGACGCGACCGTTGTCCGCAAGGATTTTCAAAGCCATTGCTGATCCGCCTACCACTAGTTTGCAGCGCTTGAAG GGCTTGACAACTGGTGGACTTCCGACTTTCGTTGATGTTGGTAACAGCTTTGGTGCACCGGCAATTGTGGAAGATAACTTCATAAATCAG gTTGACAATGGATGCATTGATCACCTATTACCATCCTTATATGAAGAAGATTGGGATGTTCTTATTGCacattttcttggagtg GATCATGCAGGACATATATTTGGTGTTGACTCAACCCCAATGATAGAAAAGTTGGAGCAATACAATACCATCTTAGAG AAAGTTATTGAAGTTCTGGAAAATCAGTCTGGACCTGGGAGCTCACATGAAAATACTTTGCTTGTGGTCATGGGTGACCATGGACAAACATTaaatggtgatcatggtggtgGGAGTGCTGAAGAG GTTGAAACTGCCCTTTTTGCCATGAGTTTTAAGAAGCCTCTTTCGTCTGTACCTGCAGAATTTGATTCTTGTTCTATTCAACAGGATCTG GATGGGAAGAATGTTTGTATCAGCTCCATGCAGCAG CTAGACTTTGCAGTAACAATCTCAGCTTTGCTTGGCATACCTTTCCCATATGGAAG CATTGGTCATATCAATCCTGAATTATATGCTTTGGGAGCAGATAGTTGGAATTCGGATGCCTCTCAAAAGCTGTCAGAATCAGATGTCTGGATGCAGAATTATGCTAATGCATTGTGCATAAATTCTTGGCAG GTGAAGAGATATGTAGATGCTTACTCAGCATCATCAGCCGTTGGATTCTCTCATGATGAATTTTCACGAATAGCAAGCATCTATGCTCAAGCAGAGAATCATTGGTCACATTCCACCAAAAAGATTCTGCTTGATAGACAAAATAACAGCGATATATCAGTGTCAGCACTGAAGAAGCAAATTGATGAATACTTCAAATTCCTAACAGCGGTCACTGAGTTAGCTCGGTCTAAATGGACTGAATTTGATTTGAACATGATGGGAATTGGCATTGGAATCATGTTAATATCACTTATATTTCAAGTTTTTACTGTTTTAAGGACAACCAAGGAGCATGATGTGACACTGTCATCATCTGGAGGTTCTTGGATTGTCAATGGCTCAATTCTTACAATCTTTTTACTGGCCATCCGTGCATTCAGTTTCCTTTCAAACAGTTATATCC TGGAGGAAGGGAAAGTAGCAAATTTTCTTTTGAGCACATCTGGAGTTGTGACATTACGCCAATCTGTTATCAAGGGGAAGCTGTTAATAGAA AGCATTGGGTTTCTTATTTTGAGCACTTTTTGCCAATTTGCAATTGAAGTTGGGCTGTCCAAGCAGGCTGCCACATCTGCTTTCATGAAAGACTATACCTCATGGATCATCAACATAGCCTCAGGTTTACCTGTTTGGGACTATGCAGCTGAAGTTGTCCCAATCGCAGTTCTGATTCTGTTGGCAGCTTGGTTGTACAAGGCCACCCGTGGCAGCTTCTTTGATTGGCCATGGAAGTATTTCATACTGGGCACTATCTTGAGTTATATGCTAATAATTGCTCATTGGATCACAGACAGTAATAGATTTGATGGCGCATTGATACCTCAAAGTGTTGGAAGAACTTATATTCCTAGAATCATTTATGCTATTGCTCTGGGGCAGTTGTTATTTCTGACATTTGGTCAATTATTTAAGAAAAGCAATTTAGACTGCAAAACAAATTTAGTTGCAAAAACAACATCCATGTTATCTGCGTGGAGTTCAACTGTCATTCTTCTCTCAGGAAAACAGGGTCCCATGGTTGCTTTTGCGTCCATATTTGGAG GTTGTTTTATTATGAAGTTTGTTAACATAGAAGGTAAGGATGGACCTCATAGAAGTTTTTCTATCATGCAATGGAGCCTCTTTGCGACATGTCTCTTCTTCTGTAGTGGTCACTG GTGTGCATTTGATGGTCTCCGCTACGGTGCTGCATTTATAGG GTTTGAAGAATTTGTGCTAGTTCGCCAAGCAATCCTCCTTACTATTGATACATTTGGCTTTTCTATCATTCTTCCAGTTTTTGGACTCCCGTTTCTTGTAGCAAGCAAGTACCAGGCTAATCATGGAAAGCATTTTATTTTCACACAATTATCTCAA ATGTATACAACATATGGGCTCATAACAGCAATTACAACCACTTTCACGATACTATGTGTCACAATTCAAAGGCGGCACCTGATg GTTTGGGGTTTGTTTGCTCCGAAGTTTGTTTTCGATGTGTTTAATCTTATTCTTACGGATGTCTTTATTTGTTTGGCCTCAATTTACTATTTTGATCAAGGGAGGGATGATCCAGAAGTGAAATCACCAGGTGGCTGA
- the LOC137807109 gene encoding uncharacterized protein isoform X1, producing MKQTETTSSSVAAEGRKRGKWGYIWPLWTTLLLHLLAILLFTAGFLLTRTELPYHSQCSDVSLSPCFSSNNGSCWTKPAVNRVVLIVLDALRFDFVAPSTFFAESKPWMDKLPVLKNAASTRPLSARIFKAIADPPTTSLQRLKGLTTGGLPTFVDVGNSFGAPAIVEDNFINQLVQNGKKVVMMGDDTWTQLFPHHFERSYPYPSFNVKDLHTVDNGCIDHLLPSLYEEDWDVLIAHFLGVDHAGHIFGVDSTPMIEKLEQYNTILEKVIEVLENQSGPGSSHENTLLVVMGDHGQTLNGDHGGGSAEEVETALFAMSFKKPLSSVPAEFDSCSIQQDLDGKNVCISSMQQLDFAVTISALLGIPFPYGSIGHINPELYALGADSWNSDASQKLSESDVWMQNYANALCINSWQVKRYVDAYSASSAVGFSHDEFSRIASIYAQAENHWSHSTKKILLDRQNNSDISVSALKKQIDEYFKFLTAVTELARSKWTEFDLNMMGIGIGIMLISLIFQVFTVLRTTKEHDVTLSSSGGSWIVNGSILTIFLLAIRAFSFLSNSYILEEGKVANFLLSTSGVVTLRQSVIKGKLLIESIGFLILSTFCQFAIEVGLSKQAATSAFMKDYTSWIINIASGLPVWDYAAEVVPIAVLILLAAWLYKATRGSFFDWPWKYFILGTILSYMLIIAHWITDSNRFDGALIPQSVGRTYIPRIIYAIALGQLLFLTFGQLFKKSNLDCKTNLVAKTTSMLSAWSSTVILLSGKQGPMVAFASIFGGCFIMKFVNIEGKDGPHRSFSIMQWSLFATCLFFCSGHWCAFDGLRYGAAFIGFEEFVLVRQAILLTIDTFGFSIILPVFGLPFLVASKYQANHGKHFIFTQLSQMYTTYGLITAITTTFTILCVTIQRRHLMVWGLFAPKFVFDVFNLILTDVFICLASIYYFDQGRDDPEVKSPGG from the exons ATGAAGCAAACGGAAACTACGTCTTCGTCGGTGGCGGCGGAAGGACGGAAGCGTGGGAAGTGGGGATACATATGGCCGCTGTGGACGACGTTGTTGCTCCACCTCCTCGCCATTCTCCTTTTCACCGCCGGTTTTCTCCTCACCCGAACCGAGCTTCCATACCACAGTCAATGCTCCGACGTGTCACTCTCCCCTTGCTTCTCTTCCAACAACGGATCTTGCTGGACCAAACCCGCAGTTAACCGTGTCGTCCTCATCGTTCTCGATGCTCTCAG GTTTGATTTCGTTGCTCCCAGTACCTTCTTCGCAG AGTCGAAACCGTGGATGGATAAACTGCCAGTTTTGAAGAATGCGGCGTCGACGCGACCGTTGTCCGCAAGGATTTTCAAAGCCATTGCTGATCCGCCTACCACTAGTTTGCAGCGCTTGAAG GGCTTGACAACTGGTGGACTTCCGACTTTCGTTGATGTTGGTAACAGCTTTGGTGCACCGGCAATTGTGGAAGATAACTTCATAAATCAG TTGGTTCAAAATGGAAAGAAAGTTGTTATGATGGGGGATGATACGTGGACTCAGTTATTTCCTCATCATTTTGAAAGATCTTATCCATACCCGTCTTTTAATGTCAAAGATCTTCATACA gTTGACAATGGATGCATTGATCACCTATTACCATCCTTATATGAAGAAGATTGGGATGTTCTTATTGCacattttcttggagtg GATCATGCAGGACATATATTTGGTGTTGACTCAACCCCAATGATAGAAAAGTTGGAGCAATACAATACCATCTTAGAG AAAGTTATTGAAGTTCTGGAAAATCAGTCTGGACCTGGGAGCTCACATGAAAATACTTTGCTTGTGGTCATGGGTGACCATGGACAAACATTaaatggtgatcatggtggtgGGAGTGCTGAAGAG GTTGAAACTGCCCTTTTTGCCATGAGTTTTAAGAAGCCTCTTTCGTCTGTACCTGCAGAATTTGATTCTTGTTCTATTCAACAGGATCTG GATGGGAAGAATGTTTGTATCAGCTCCATGCAGCAG CTAGACTTTGCAGTAACAATCTCAGCTTTGCTTGGCATACCTTTCCCATATGGAAG CATTGGTCATATCAATCCTGAATTATATGCTTTGGGAGCAGATAGTTGGAATTCGGATGCCTCTCAAAAGCTGTCAGAATCAGATGTCTGGATGCAGAATTATGCTAATGCATTGTGCATAAATTCTTGGCAG GTGAAGAGATATGTAGATGCTTACTCAGCATCATCAGCCGTTGGATTCTCTCATGATGAATTTTCACGAATAGCAAGCATCTATGCTCAAGCAGAGAATCATTGGTCACATTCCACCAAAAAGATTCTGCTTGATAGACAAAATAACAGCGATATATCAGTGTCAGCACTGAAGAAGCAAATTGATGAATACTTCAAATTCCTAACAGCGGTCACTGAGTTAGCTCGGTCTAAATGGACTGAATTTGATTTGAACATGATGGGAATTGGCATTGGAATCATGTTAATATCACTTATATTTCAAGTTTTTACTGTTTTAAGGACAACCAAGGAGCATGATGTGACACTGTCATCATCTGGAGGTTCTTGGATTGTCAATGGCTCAATTCTTACAATCTTTTTACTGGCCATCCGTGCATTCAGTTTCCTTTCAAACAGTTATATCC TGGAGGAAGGGAAAGTAGCAAATTTTCTTTTGAGCACATCTGGAGTTGTGACATTACGCCAATCTGTTATCAAGGGGAAGCTGTTAATAGAA AGCATTGGGTTTCTTATTTTGAGCACTTTTTGCCAATTTGCAATTGAAGTTGGGCTGTCCAAGCAGGCTGCCACATCTGCTTTCATGAAAGACTATACCTCATGGATCATCAACATAGCCTCAGGTTTACCTGTTTGGGACTATGCAGCTGAAGTTGTCCCAATCGCAGTTCTGATTCTGTTGGCAGCTTGGTTGTACAAGGCCACCCGTGGCAGCTTCTTTGATTGGCCATGGAAGTATTTCATACTGGGCACTATCTTGAGTTATATGCTAATAATTGCTCATTGGATCACAGACAGTAATAGATTTGATGGCGCATTGATACCTCAAAGTGTTGGAAGAACTTATATTCCTAGAATCATTTATGCTATTGCTCTGGGGCAGTTGTTATTTCTGACATTTGGTCAATTATTTAAGAAAAGCAATTTAGACTGCAAAACAAATTTAGTTGCAAAAACAACATCCATGTTATCTGCGTGGAGTTCAACTGTCATTCTTCTCTCAGGAAAACAGGGTCCCATGGTTGCTTTTGCGTCCATATTTGGAG GTTGTTTTATTATGAAGTTTGTTAACATAGAAGGTAAGGATGGACCTCATAGAAGTTTTTCTATCATGCAATGGAGCCTCTTTGCGACATGTCTCTTCTTCTGTAGTGGTCACTG GTGTGCATTTGATGGTCTCCGCTACGGTGCTGCATTTATAGG GTTTGAAGAATTTGTGCTAGTTCGCCAAGCAATCCTCCTTACTATTGATACATTTGGCTTTTCTATCATTCTTCCAGTTTTTGGACTCCCGTTTCTTGTAGCAAGCAAGTACCAGGCTAATCATGGAAAGCATTTTATTTTCACACAATTATCTCAA ATGTATACAACATATGGGCTCATAACAGCAATTACAACCACTTTCACGATACTATGTGTCACAATTCAAAGGCGGCACCTGATg GTTTGGGGTTTGTTTGCTCCGAAGTTTGTTTTCGATGTGTTTAATCTTATTCTTACGGATGTCTTTATTTGTTTGGCCTCAATTTACTATTTTGATCAAGGGAGGGATGATCCAGAAGTGAAATCACCAGGTGGCTGA
- the LOC137807111 gene encoding cyprosin-like: protein MAFKFLLVVTCACAWLGSLAVVTTSDKELLRVGLKKRSLDVNSFSSARIREAVHHLKPDAVYLKNYLDAQYFGEIGIGSPPQTFRVVFDTGSSNLWVPSSKCILSIACYFHSKYRSKLSNTYTKIGTSCRIPYGRGHIPGFFSQDNLRVGELIVKDQQFAEITKEGPLAFLAHHFDGILGLGFLNNSVGQVTPVWYNMIEQGHVTQKIFSLWLNPDPMSKIGGEIVFGGIDWKHFKGDHTYVPLTHKDYWQIDVGDILLANNPTGLCAGGCAAIIDSGTSLIAGPTKIVTQINHAIGAEGYVSYECKNIVHNYGDSIWEYIISGLKPEIICVDIGLCSRNRTYIKNDVIETAAHNESWGESRTKESPLCTFCDMIVFWIQVQLKQKNTKEKILKYVDELCEKLPNPVGQTFIDCNRIDTMPQITFTIGNKSFPLSPKQYMLRIEEGCSTVCYGGFVPLDVPPPQGPLWVLGDLFLGAYHTVFDHGNLRIGFAEVA, encoded by the exons ATGGCTTTCAAGTTTTTGCTGGTTGTAACGTGTGCGTGTGCTTGGCTTGGATCCTTGGCTGTTGTTACAACTTCTGATAAGGAGTTATTAAGAGTTGGTCTAAAAAAGAGGAGTTTGGACGTTAACAGTTTTAGTTCTGCAAGGATCAGAGAGGCTGTTCATCATTTAAAACCAGATGCAGTGTATCTGAAGAATTATCTTGATGCACAGTATTTTGGAGAAATTGGTATTGGGTCACCTCCTCAAACCTTCAGAGTTGTGTTTGATACTGGAAGCTCGAATCTCTGGGTTCCTTCTTCCAAATGTATCTTGTCT ATTGCTTGCTATTTTCATTCCAAGTATAGATCCAAGCTATCTAACACCTACACGAAAATAG GAACATCTTGTAGGATCCCTTATGGCCGTGGACACATTCCTGGTTTCTTCAGCCAAGATAATTTAAGAGTAGGGGAACTCATCGTCAAAGATCAG CAATTTGCTGAGATTACAAAGGAAGGACCTCTAGCGTTTTTAGCACATCATTTTGATGGGATACTTGGACTTGGATTCCTGAATAACTCAGTGGGACAAGTCACACCAGTGTG GTACAACATGATAGAACAAGGGCACGTGACTCAAAAGATTTTCTCCCTCTGGCTAAACCCAGACCCAATGTCAAAGATAGGGGGTGAGATTGTCTTTGGTGGTATTGACTGGAAACACTTTAAGGGTGACCATACTTATGTTCCACTTACTCATAAAGATTATTGGCAG ATTGACGTGGGAGATATTCTACTTGCAAACAATCCAACAG GGCTATGTGCGGGTGGTTGTGCAGCTATTATTGACTCAGGAACATCTCTGATAGCCGGTCCAACT AAAATTGTGACTCAAATTAACCATGCCATTGGAGCAGAAGGATATGTGAGTTATGAATGTAAAAACATCGTCCATAACTATGGCGATTCCATATGGGAATATATAATTTCTGGG TTAAAGCCTGAAATTATATGCGTTGACATTGGACTCTGCTCACGTAATAGAACATATATAAAGAA TGATGTTATTGAAACAGCTGCACATAATGAAAGTTGGGGTGAGTCAAGAACAAAGGAGAGCCCCTTGTGTACTTTTTGTGACATGATAGTTTTTTGGATTCAAGTTCAGCTTAAGCAAAAGAATACaaaggaaaaaatattaaaatatgttgaTGAG CTGTGTGAGAAGCTTCCCAATCCTGTGGGACAAACATTTATAGACTGCAACCGTATTGACACCATGCCACAAATTACATTCACTATTGGAAACAAATCATTTCCCCTCTCTCCAAAACAG TATATGCTAAGAATTGAAGAAGGTTGCTCCACTGTCTGCTATGGTGGTTTTGTTCCTCTAGATGTGCCACCACCACAAGGTCCCCTCTG GGTTCTTGGAGATCTTTTCTTGGGGGCATATCACACAGTGTTTGACCATGGCAATCTCCGTATCGGATTTGCTGAAGTTGCTTAG